A window of the Cannabis sativa cultivar Pink pepper isolate KNU-18-1 chromosome X, ASM2916894v1, whole genome shotgun sequence genome harbors these coding sequences:
- the LOC115713792 gene encoding uncharacterized protein LOC115713792 isoform X1, which yields MVNSNLENNVWGNSRTALSTYHKQSPIAVKKVALRDLQNDNRRFISYGPESSCITGGTVMDSNSIKVFGTKILTSECPCSPPSKQSLEGNGLNELESDAGISLDLELGKRRNQNIPEDNAVSVNLKRYLQKQPNLPEQPNKKPDHGTSYPPAFAPPYAASVIASPANTEGKSDQERMERFIHLQKVLKQCEESDQRDYIQMLFRLSPLELSRHAVELEKRSMQLSVEEGTYYVYQSKKFLGSNVVISRELYLASSLNCFFFFKI from the exons ATGGTAAACTCGAATCTTGAAAACAATGTATGGGGCAATAGCAGGACAGCTTTGTCCACTTACCATAAACAATCTCCAATAGCAGTGAAAAAGGTGGCATTAAGGGACTTGCAAAATGATAACAGAAGGTTCATATCTTATGGTCCGGAGAGTTCATGTATAACAGGAGGAACAGTGATGGACAGTAATAGTATCAAGGTTTTTGGAACTAAGATACTCACCTCCGAATGCCCTTGTAGCCCTCCGAGCAAGCAGTCCTTGGAGGGCAATGGTTTAAATGAACTCGAATCGGATGCTGGAATAAGCCTTGATTTGGAACTAGGTAAACGAAGAAATCAGAACATTCCAGAAGATAATGCTGTTTCTGTTAATTTGAAACGGTATTTACAAAAGCAACCAAACCTACCTGAGCAGCCGAACAAGAAACCGGATCATGGGACATCATATCCACCTGCATTTGCACCACCTTATGCTGCTTCTGTAATTGCTTCACCTG CAAACACTGAAGGGAAAAGTGATCAGGAGAGGATGGAACGATTCATTCATCTGCAGAAAGTTCTGAAGCAGTGTGAGGAATCTGATCAGAGGGACTACATTCAAA TGCTCTTTCGTTTATCTCCGCTTGAACTTAGCAGACATGCCGTTGAGCTGGAGAAAAGGTCAATGCAACTATCAGTTGAGGAAGGTacttattatgtttatcaaagtAAGAAATTTTTAGGAAGTAATGTTGTTATTTCTAGGGAACTATACTTAGCATCGAGTCTGAATTGtttcttctttttcaaaatataa
- the LOC115713792 gene encoding uncharacterized protein LOC115713792 isoform X2, translating into MVNSNLENNVWGNSRTALSTYHKQSPIAVKKVALRDLQNDNRRFISYGPESSCITGGTVMDSNSIKVFGTKILTSECPCSPPSKQSLEGNGLNELESDAGISLDLELGKRRNQNIPEDNAVSVNLKRYLQKQPNLPEQPNKKPDHGTSYPPAFAPPYAASVIASPANTEGKSDQERMERFIHLQKVLKQCEESDQRDYIQMLFRLSPLELSRHAVELEKRSMQLSVEEAREIQRMRAMDILGVGTSSNDRSPIFDKS; encoded by the exons ATGGTAAACTCGAATCTTGAAAACAATGTATGGGGCAATAGCAGGACAGCTTTGTCCACTTACCATAAACAATCTCCAATAGCAGTGAAAAAGGTGGCATTAAGGGACTTGCAAAATGATAACAGAAGGTTCATATCTTATGGTCCGGAGAGTTCATGTATAACAGGAGGAACAGTGATGGACAGTAATAGTATCAAGGTTTTTGGAACTAAGATACTCACCTCCGAATGCCCTTGTAGCCCTCCGAGCAAGCAGTCCTTGGAGGGCAATGGTTTAAATGAACTCGAATCGGATGCTGGAATAAGCCTTGATTTGGAACTAGGTAAACGAAGAAATCAGAACATTCCAGAAGATAATGCTGTTTCTGTTAATTTGAAACGGTATTTACAAAAGCAACCAAACCTACCTGAGCAGCCGAACAAGAAACCGGATCATGGGACATCATATCCACCTGCATTTGCACCACCTTATGCTGCTTCTGTAATTGCTTCACCTG CAAACACTGAAGGGAAAAGTGATCAGGAGAGGATGGAACGATTCATTCATCTGCAGAAAGTTCTGAAGCAGTGTGAGGAATCTGATCAGAGGGACTACATTCAAA TGCTCTTTCGTTTATCTCCGCTTGAACTTAGCAGACATGCCGTTGAGCTGGAGAAAAGGTCAATGCAACTATCAGTTGAGGAAG CTAGAGAGATCCAAAGGATGAGGGCGATGGATATACTGGGAGTGGGGACATCTTCCAATGATCGTTCACCTATTTTTGACAAGAGTTAA